In Streptomyces alboniger, the following are encoded in one genomic region:
- a CDS encoding ATP-binding protein, producing MSDPVTTAAVDYLQRTRLRPLWQAGAEAVVPMAARRAVRVTGVGQPVTAQAQPPPGSGKPSDDPGFEPATLPLLVGLAGAGAPLAFLLDGSGQGISVRLGTWAEDGMDEAGLDARQRMLLGILDGCYPAVGITAAGVGVPRLGYGALALGVPSPAVVDTRDGALPVDRLVRSMSGTRWAALVLAAPVGADALGADRNRVLNEMRVVSSAVEAKGVSSPLATHYVELLQARLEALADAHARGGWRTAVYLFGERPEDVTALASAWRAVFSGARSVPEPVRTLPHPAVPGLGGGWALPADAEQPGPNLYQHPYAAQTVLSSAQLAAYVHLPQLETLGFSVSPLARFDVVAPPVSGDEHHLVVGDVLHHHRATGTTYRVPLRSLSRHVFIPGTTGSGKTNTIMGLLIEATANGVPFLVIEPAKTEYRALIEHPALGQSLQVFTAGKATVAPFVLNPFEAPEGTTVSEHLDLLRAVFTAAFGMWTPLPQILERCLHEVYADRGWDLRTNLNSRLDGAGSVTADAFPTLSDLIAKVTEVIPTLGYEDRIAGDMRAALLTRLESLRRGAKGAMLDVSRSLPPAQLFGTPTVVELDALGDEGDKAFFTGLLLIRLVEHRRAQGQSRELVHLLVVEEAHRLLENVQSSSSEETANPKGQAVETFSNLLSEIRAYGQGVIIADQVPVRLAPDVIKNSNLKITHRVIAGDDRAALAAAMAMDEAQARALVTLGVGEAVVFSGGDDAPLLVRVPPVKDPLSPRPPTDAQVQEHMRRWREAGAFTDLFLPQPFCAETCATPAACAAARELTGDVYVQRVLSRLLTSAVDEAGAPDRLRDDLGTALRARRPASVPTADLLRAFAGHGAEWLTTRRGSQRGWSYADTAELCDRLRAVLLDQADKADRTGQVDRTGQVDSTGQADGTGQVGTGGRDSARDTAALVEALQQTARRLHARQFEPYPVCHLVCSQDPPLCLYRSAVADLVASRRYQSPWRDADRNDAASEDKRRRQTWEICQDAAYELVEFPTDDMPEEARTALDTAARRACLCFEQQMLADDERKPPRTARRILAHVLGEAGW from the coding sequence ATGAGCGACCCGGTGACCACGGCAGCGGTCGACTACCTGCAACGCACCAGGCTCCGTCCGCTCTGGCAGGCAGGCGCGGAGGCCGTGGTCCCCATGGCTGCGCGCCGGGCGGTGCGGGTGACCGGCGTCGGACAGCCGGTGACCGCCCAGGCCCAGCCCCCGCCCGGCAGCGGCAAGCCGTCCGACGACCCGGGCTTCGAACCGGCGACCCTGCCCCTGCTCGTGGGCCTCGCCGGAGCGGGCGCGCCCCTGGCCTTCCTCCTCGACGGCAGCGGGCAGGGGATCTCCGTCCGCCTGGGCACCTGGGCCGAGGACGGCATGGACGAGGCGGGCCTGGACGCCCGGCAGCGGATGCTGCTCGGCATCCTCGACGGCTGCTACCCGGCCGTGGGCATCACGGCGGCCGGCGTCGGCGTGCCCCGGCTCGGCTACGGCGCGCTCGCCCTCGGAGTCCCCAGCCCCGCCGTCGTCGACACCAGGGACGGCGCCCTGCCGGTGGACCGCCTCGTCCGGTCCATGAGCGGAACGCGTTGGGCCGCACTCGTCCTCGCCGCCCCGGTCGGGGCCGACGCGCTCGGCGCCGACCGCAACCGCGTCCTCAACGAAATGCGCGTGGTGTCCTCCGCGGTCGAGGCCAAGGGCGTGAGCAGCCCGCTGGCCACGCACTACGTGGAACTGCTCCAGGCACGCCTGGAAGCCCTCGCCGACGCGCACGCGCGCGGCGGCTGGCGTACGGCCGTCTACCTCTTCGGCGAGCGCCCCGAGGACGTGACCGCCCTCGCCAGCGCCTGGCGTGCCGTGTTCTCCGGCGCGAGGTCGGTCCCCGAGCCGGTGCGCACCCTCCCGCACCCCGCCGTGCCCGGCCTGGGCGGCGGCTGGGCGCTGCCCGCCGACGCCGAGCAGCCGGGACCGAACCTGTACCAGCACCCGTATGCCGCGCAGACCGTGCTGAGTTCGGCCCAGCTCGCCGCGTACGTGCACCTGCCCCAGCTGGAGACCCTGGGCTTCTCCGTCAGCCCGCTCGCCCGCTTCGACGTCGTCGCGCCACCCGTGAGCGGCGACGAGCACCACCTCGTCGTCGGCGACGTGCTCCACCATCACCGGGCGACGGGCACCACGTACCGTGTGCCGCTGCGCTCCCTCAGCCGGCACGTGTTCATCCCCGGCACGACCGGCTCGGGCAAGACGAACACGATCATGGGCCTGCTGATCGAGGCGACCGCGAACGGCGTGCCGTTCCTCGTGATCGAACCGGCCAAGACCGAATACCGCGCCCTGATCGAGCACCCCGCCCTGGGACAGAGCCTCCAGGTGTTCACCGCGGGCAAGGCCACCGTCGCGCCGTTCGTCCTCAACCCCTTCGAGGCACCGGAGGGCACGACCGTCAGCGAACACCTCGACCTGCTCCGCGCCGTGTTCACGGCCGCGTTCGGCATGTGGACCCCCCTGCCGCAGATCCTGGAGCGCTGCCTGCACGAGGTGTACGCCGACCGCGGCTGGGACCTGCGGACCAACCTCAACTCCCGGCTCGACGGCGCCGGGAGTGTGACCGCGGACGCCTTCCCCACGCTCTCCGACCTGATCGCGAAGGTCACCGAGGTCATCCCCACCCTCGGCTACGAGGACCGGATCGCCGGGGACATGCGCGCCGCCCTCCTCACCCGCCTCGAATCCCTGCGGCGCGGCGCCAAGGGGGCGATGCTCGACGTGTCGCGCTCGCTGCCACCGGCCCAGCTGTTCGGCACCCCCACCGTCGTCGAGCTGGACGCCCTGGGCGACGAGGGCGACAAGGCGTTCTTCACCGGCCTGCTCCTGATCCGCCTGGTCGAACACCGCCGCGCGCAGGGGCAGTCGCGCGAACTCGTCCACCTGCTGGTGGTGGAGGAGGCGCACCGGCTGCTGGAGAACGTCCAGTCCTCGTCCTCGGAAGAGACGGCGAACCCCAAGGGGCAGGCCGTGGAGACCTTCTCCAACCTGCTCTCCGAGATCCGCGCCTACGGGCAAGGCGTGATCATCGCCGACCAGGTACCGGTACGGCTGGCACCCGACGTGATCAAGAACAGCAATCTCAAGATCACCCATCGGGTCATCGCCGGGGACGACCGTGCCGCGCTCGCCGCGGCGATGGCCATGGACGAGGCCCAGGCCAGAGCGCTCGTCACTCTGGGGGTGGGCGAAGCCGTGGTGTTCAGCGGAGGAGACGACGCGCCCCTGCTGGTCCGCGTGCCGCCCGTGAAGGACCCGCTCTCGCCCCGCCCTCCCACCGACGCCCAGGTGCAGGAGCACATGCGGCGCTGGCGGGAGGCGGGAGCCTTCACGGACCTCTTTCTGCCGCAGCCGTTCTGCGCCGAGACCTGCGCCACTCCCGCGGCCTGCGCGGCGGCCCGGGAACTCACCGGCGACGTGTACGTCCAGCGCGTCCTGTCCCGGCTGCTCACGTCCGCCGTCGACGAGGCGGGGGCACCGGACCGGCTCCGGGACGACCTCGGCACCGCGCTGCGCGCCCGCCGCCCCGCGTCCGTACCGACGGCCGACCTGCTGCGTGCCTTCGCGGGCCATGGCGCGGAGTGGCTCACCACCCGGCGCGGCAGCCAGCGCGGGTGGTCCTACGCCGACACCGCCGAGCTGTGCGACCGGCTGCGCGCGGTACTCCTCGACCAGGCCGACAAGGCCGACAGGACCGGCCAGGTCGACAGAACCGGCCAGGTCGACAGCACCGGCCAGGCCGACGGAACCGGCCAGGTCGGCACCGGCGGCCGCGACTCGGCCCGCGACACGGCGGCGCTCGTCGAAGCGCTCCAGCAGACGGCACGGCGCCTGCACGCCCGCCAGTTCGAGCCCTATCCCGTCTGCCACCTGGTCTGCTCGCAGGATCCGCCGCTGTGCCTGTACCGCTCGGCGGTGGCCGACCTGGTGGCGTCCCGCCGCTACCAGTCCCCGTGGCGGGACGCGGACCGCAACGACGCGGCCTCGGAGGACAAGCGGCGGCGCCAGACATGGGAGATCTGCCAGGACGCGGCCTACGAACTGGTCGAATTCCCCACCGACGACATGCCGGAGGAGGCCAGGACCGCACTCGACACCGCCGCACGACGGGCCTGCCTCTGCTTCGAACAGCAGATGCTCGCCGACGACGAGCGCAAGCCGCCCCGCACCGCCCGCCGCATACTGGCCCACGTCCTCGGAGAGGCGGGCTGGTGA
- a CDS encoding acyl-CoA thioesterase, with product MAEPFSVSIGVRGYETDSQGHLNQAVYLQYAEHARWSLLRAAGIAQTDLLDKGVGPVALENTVRYRSELRAGDETTVSCAFVWGERKTFRMEQTITKADGTVAATVSSLGGLLDLKERRMVEDPREYFRTLAVDPALLGL from the coding sequence GTGGCAGAGCCGTTTTCCGTGAGCATCGGGGTCCGTGGATACGAGACGGACTCGCAGGGGCACCTCAACCAAGCCGTCTATCTCCAGTACGCCGAGCACGCCCGCTGGTCGCTGCTGCGGGCGGCCGGAATCGCGCAGACCGACCTCCTCGACAAGGGCGTCGGCCCCGTCGCCCTGGAGAACACCGTCCGCTACCGCAGCGAGCTGCGCGCGGGCGACGAGACGACGGTGAGCTGCGCGTTCGTGTGGGGTGAGCGCAAGACGTTCCGCATGGAGCAGACCATCACCAAGGCGGACGGCACGGTCGCCGCGACCGTCTCCTCCCTCGGGGGACTGCTCGACCTCAAGGAGCGGCGGATGGTGGAGGACCCGCGCGAGTACTTCAGAACGCTGGCGGTGGACCCGGCGCTGCTCGGTCTGTAA
- a CDS encoding histidine phosphatase family protein — MGDLLLVRHGETSWALTGQHTSWTDIPLTDNGRQQARSLAPLVGGFRIGAAFTSPLRRSRETAELAGFPDAYVDPDLSEWDYGAYEGVTTVEIHRTRPGWYLFTDGVAPGPPEHPGESPEQVAERADRMLAKVDAALANNEGSVVLFAHSHFLRVLTARRLGLPASGGSMFLLATGTISRLSTEHGRPVVASWNLRP, encoded by the coding sequence ATGGGCGATCTTCTCCTCGTCCGGCACGGCGAGACGTCGTGGGCCCTGACCGGGCAGCACACCAGCTGGACGGACATCCCCCTCACGGACAACGGCAGGCAGCAGGCCCGCTCGCTCGCCCCGCTGGTCGGCGGATTCCGGATCGGCGCGGCGTTCACGAGCCCGCTGCGGCGCTCGCGGGAGACGGCGGAGCTGGCCGGGTTCCCGGACGCGTACGTCGACCCGGATCTGAGCGAGTGGGACTACGGCGCGTACGAGGGCGTGACGACCGTGGAGATCCACCGCACCCGGCCCGGCTGGTACCTCTTCACCGACGGCGTCGCCCCCGGCCCGCCCGAGCACCCCGGCGAGAGCCCGGAGCAGGTGGCCGAGCGCGCCGACCGGATGCTGGCCAAGGTGGACGCGGCGCTCGCCAACAACGAGGGCAGCGTGGTCCTCTTCGCCCACAGTCACTTCCTGCGCGTTCTCACGGCCCGGCGGCTCGGCCTGCCCGCCTCGGGCGGTTCGATGTTCCTCCTGGCCACGGGCACGATCAGCCGTCTGAGCACGGAACACGGACGCCCGGTGGTGGCGAGCTGGAACCTGCGGCCGTAG
- a CDS encoding VWA domain-containing protein has translation MITRQRPAAWVIALLAALTAGLVTAGPAAADDDDEPAQPSPKVELVLDVSGSMRARDIDGKSRMAAAKQAFNEVLDATPDEVALGIRTLGANYRGDDRKTGCKDTELLYPVERLDKAGRTDAKAAVATLAPTGWTPIGPTLLKAADDLTDDTAGRSRRIVLISDGEDTCQPLDPCVVAREISAKGIHLTIDTLGLVPDAKTRDQLSCIAEATGGTYTSIRHTDELAGRVKQLVDRAADPVVTPVEAKGAAQCTDAPRLRSGLYTDREEFGEHRWYRVDVPEGKELRASVSVSADRAVHQDYGVLLRAETPNGREIVRGQESGDGRTDVISTGLRYPRPEADDADEDDKYGATETVCLRVSNSFSAPASVKKTPGMPVELAVDLVDSPDEASDVASFGLGHGWWLLGLLVLVGFVAGLVWGWLSRWRFAVWRTN, from the coding sequence ATGATCACAAGACAACGGCCGGCGGCCTGGGTCATCGCCCTGCTCGCCGCCCTGACCGCCGGGCTCGTCACGGCGGGTCCCGCAGCCGCCGATGACGACGACGAACCGGCGCAGCCCTCCCCCAAGGTCGAGCTGGTCCTCGACGTCAGCGGCTCCATGCGGGCCCGCGACATCGACGGCAAGTCCCGTATGGCCGCCGCCAAGCAGGCGTTCAACGAGGTCCTGGACGCCACTCCGGACGAGGTCGCCCTCGGCATCCGCACCCTCGGCGCCAACTACCGCGGCGACGACCGCAAGACGGGCTGCAAGGACACCGAGCTGCTCTACCCCGTGGAGCGGCTCGACAAGGCGGGCCGCACCGACGCGAAGGCCGCCGTGGCGACGCTCGCGCCGACCGGCTGGACCCCGATCGGCCCGACGCTGCTCAAGGCCGCCGACGACCTGACGGACGACACCGCCGGGCGCAGCCGCCGCATCGTGCTGATATCCGACGGCGAGGACACCTGTCAGCCGCTCGACCCGTGCGTCGTGGCCCGGGAGATCTCCGCCAAGGGGATCCACCTCACCATCGACACGCTCGGCCTGGTGCCGGACGCCAAGACCCGCGACCAGCTGAGCTGCATCGCGGAGGCCACCGGCGGGACGTACACCTCGATCCGGCACACGGACGAGCTGGCCGGGCGCGTCAAGCAGTTGGTGGACCGCGCCGCCGATCCGGTGGTCACCCCGGTGGAGGCGAAGGGCGCCGCCCAGTGCACGGACGCGCCACGGCTGAGGTCCGGTCTCTACACCGACCGCGAGGAGTTCGGCGAGCACCGCTGGTACCGCGTGGACGTGCCCGAGGGCAAAGAGCTGCGCGCCTCCGTGAGCGTGTCGGCCGACCGTGCCGTGCACCAGGACTACGGCGTGCTGCTGCGGGCCGAGACACCGAACGGCCGCGAGATCGTACGCGGCCAGGAGTCCGGCGACGGCCGCACCGACGTGATCTCCACGGGGCTTCGCTATCCGAGGCCGGAGGCCGACGACGCCGACGAGGACGACAAGTACGGCGCCACCGAGACGGTCTGTCTGCGCGTCAGCAACTCCTTCTCCGCGCCCGCGTCGGTGAAGAAGACGCCGGGTATGCCGGTCGAGCTGGCCGTCGACCTGGTCGACTCCCCCGACGAGGCCTCGGACGTCGCCTCCTTCGGGCTCGGCCACGGCTGGTGGCTGCTCGGGCTGCTCGTCCTCGTGGGCTTCGTCGCCGGTCTGGTCTGGGGCTGGCTCTCGCGCTGGCGTTTCGCGGTCTGGAGGACCAACTGA
- a CDS encoding dienelactone hydrolase family protein, with translation MPTKSLRIPTPDGEADAFAAFPDGAGRHPGVLLYPDAFNVRPVVEELARELAGHGYYVLVPNLYYRHGRAPVVELPGHIGEEDRPKVFALLMPLVEAHTTERVLRDADAYLDFLAAQPEVGDGPFGVIGYCLGAALAMRTGAAHPGRVAAVAGFHPGFLVTDAPDSPHRLLSRLTAEVHLGLAVGDLTPEAIGELERALDAAGVGHTIEVYPDSVHGFTMADTDAFSAAALQRHWDRLLPLLGRVVLGDPRQDQ, from the coding sequence ATGCCCACCAAGTCCCTTCGGATACCCACCCCCGACGGCGAGGCGGACGCCTTCGCAGCCTTCCCCGACGGAGCCGGGCGGCACCCGGGCGTGCTGCTGTACCCGGACGCCTTCAACGTCCGGCCCGTGGTGGAGGAGCTAGCCCGTGAACTGGCCGGGCACGGCTACTACGTACTCGTTCCGAACCTCTACTACCGCCACGGCCGCGCGCCGGTGGTCGAGCTGCCCGGACACATCGGCGAGGAGGACCGGCCGAAGGTCTTCGCGCTGCTGATGCCCCTGGTCGAGGCGCACACCACCGAGCGCGTCCTGCGCGACGCCGACGCCTACCTCGACTTCCTCGCCGCGCAGCCCGAGGTGGGCGACGGGCCCTTCGGCGTGATCGGCTACTGCCTGGGCGCCGCCCTGGCGATGCGCACCGGAGCGGCCCACCCCGGCCGGGTGGCCGCTGTCGCGGGGTTCCACCCCGGGTTCCTGGTCACCGACGCGCCCGACAGCCCGCACCGCCTCCTCTCCCGGCTCACCGCCGAGGTCCACCTCGGCCTCGCCGTAGGGGACTTGACGCCCGAGGCCATCGGCGAGCTGGAGCGGGCGCTGGACGCCGCGGGCGTCGGGCATACCATCGAGGTCTATCCGGACAGCGTCCACGGCTTCACCATGGCCGACACCGACGCGTTCAGCGCCGCCGCGCTCCAGCGTCACTGGGACCGGCTGCTCCCGCTGCTCGGCCGGGTCGTTTTGGGGGATCCGCGCCAAGATCAATAG
- a CDS encoding HEAT repeat domain-containing protein has translation MLIGDVARLSGVSARMLRHYEALGLVCPSDRTHGGYREYSEDDIRRIFHIESLRSLGLSLRDVGRALDDPGFAPSALVDDLIRQTRERIARETELLTRLRRIDASEPAGWEGVLQIVALLQGLGSQSAARRQRAALSSAEEVPVPVEALVEAALSESDTNVAGALRWALAQSGDGGGALLAKGLGSPDAEVRKRAVQSLAEMPEEEAAVPLRDALAHPDAVVRGYAALALGTRGVAEAVPTLIDMVVEERNDVDAADALGVLAARPALAEEIATGFTDRLARGGPGPAARRRVAQALADIPGSTASRALADLAGDEDRGVAVTAAYVLGIRDVSRRPVRM, from the coding sequence GTGCTGATCGGTGATGTGGCCCGCCTGTCCGGGGTCAGCGCCCGCATGCTCAGGCATTACGAGGCGCTCGGCCTTGTGTGCCCGTCGGACCGCACCCACGGCGGCTATCGGGAGTACTCCGAGGACGACATCCGGCGGATCTTCCACATCGAGAGCCTGCGTTCGCTGGGGCTTTCGCTGCGGGATGTCGGACGGGCCCTCGACGACCCCGGCTTCGCGCCCTCGGCGCTCGTCGACGACCTGATCCGGCAGACGCGGGAACGCATCGCGCGGGAGACGGAGCTGCTCACCCGGCTCCGCCGGATCGACGCCTCGGAGCCCGCCGGGTGGGAGGGCGTCCTCCAGATCGTCGCGCTGCTCCAGGGGCTCGGGTCGCAGAGCGCCGCCCGGCGTCAGCGCGCGGCCCTCTCCTCGGCCGAGGAGGTTCCGGTGCCGGTGGAGGCGCTGGTCGAGGCGGCGCTGAGCGAGTCGGACACGAACGTCGCCGGGGCCCTGCGGTGGGCTCTCGCGCAGTCCGGCGACGGCGGAGGGGCGCTGCTGGCGAAGGGCCTCGGCTCGCCCGACGCCGAGGTGCGCAAGCGTGCCGTGCAGTCCCTCGCCGAGATGCCGGAGGAGGAGGCGGCCGTGCCGCTGCGGGACGCCCTCGCGCACCCCGATGCCGTGGTCCGCGGATACGCGGCTCTGGCGCTCGGGACACGCGGCGTGGCCGAGGCGGTCCCGACGCTCATCGACATGGTCGTCGAGGAGAGGAACGACGTGGACGCGGCCGACGCCCTGGGCGTGCTGGCCGCTCGCCCGGCCCTGGCGGAGGAGATCGCCACCGGGTTCACCGACCGTCTCGCCCGCGGTGGCCCCGGACCGGCCGCACGCCGCCGGGTGGCGCAGGCGCTCGCGGACATCCCGGGCAGCACGGCGTCGCGGGCCCTGGCGGATCTGGCGGGGGACGAGGACCGCGGCGTCGCGGTCACCGCGGCCTATGTTCTCGGGATACGTGACGTCAGTCGGCGCCCCGTACGTATGTGA
- a CDS encoding HEAT repeat domain-containing protein produces the protein MTLPIQDADTNTDTNTDTETDTTRALQGLEDSRSSVRLRAAMAVGTAPDPRCVDKLIERCASEPDFSVREMLTWALTRHPAAATLPGLLDELRAEGAQARSQALHTLSKIGDRRAWPAITPELLSDADDEVARSAWRAAVVLVPEEEKSALAHALSGQLGRGGRETRLSLSRAMIALGEVIVPALDAAMSDADPEVRAHAIATERLLRDPEAGFEFAVEEARRVVALGGEGPAE, from the coding sequence ATGACCCTGCCGATCCAGGACGCGGACACGAATACGGACACGAATACGGATACGGAGACGGATACGACGCGAGCCCTTCAGGGGCTGGAGGACAGCCGCTCGTCGGTACGGCTGCGGGCGGCGATGGCGGTCGGCACGGCCCCCGACCCTCGGTGCGTCGACAAGCTCATCGAACGCTGCGCGAGCGAGCCGGACTTCTCGGTGCGGGAAATGCTCACGTGGGCGCTCACCCGCCACCCGGCGGCCGCGACGCTCCCGGGACTGCTCGACGAACTCCGCGCGGAGGGCGCGCAGGCACGGAGCCAGGCGCTGCACACGCTCTCCAAGATCGGGGACCGGCGGGCGTGGCCCGCGATCACGCCGGAGCTGCTGTCCGACGCCGACGACGAGGTGGCGCGGAGTGCTTGGCGGGCGGCGGTCGTGCTCGTACCCGAAGAGGAGAAGTCCGCGCTGGCCCACGCGCTGTCGGGGCAGCTCGGGCGCGGCGGGCGCGAGACGCGGCTGAGCCTCAGCCGGGCGATGATCGCGCTCGGTGAGGTGATCGTGCCGGCGCTGGACGCCGCGATGAGCGACGCCGACCCGGAGGTGCGCGCGCACGCGATCGCAACGGAACGGCTGTTGCGCGACCCGGAGGCCGGGTTCGAGTTCGCGGTCGAGGAGGCGAGGCGCGTCGTGGCGCTCGGCGGGGAGGGCCCGGCAGAATGA
- a CDS encoding pyridoxal phosphate-dependent aminotransferase yields the protein MEFRQSSKLSEVCYEIRGPVIEHANALEEAGHSVLRLNTGNPALFGFEAPEEIVQDMIRMLPQAHGYTDSRGVLSARRAVAQRYQALGLDEVSVDDVFLGNGVSELVTMAVQALLEDGDEILIPAPDFPLWTAVTTLSGGKAVHYVCDEAADWYPDLDDMASKITDRTKAVVIINPNNPTGAVYPKEILEGILDLARRHGLMVFADEIYDQILYDDAVHHSVAALAPDLVVLTFCGLSKTYRVAGFRSGWLVITGPRQHARDYLEGLTMLASMRLCPNAPAQFAIQAALGGRQSIRELTAPGGRLHEQRDRAWEKLNEIPGVSCVKPKGALYAFPRLDPKVHPIHDDEKFVLDLLLQEKIQVVQGTGFNWPRPDHFRILTLPHADDLDAAISRIGRFLSGYRQGR from the coding sequence ATGGAGTTCCGGCAGTCGAGCAAGCTCAGCGAGGTCTGTTACGAGATCCGGGGCCCCGTCATCGAGCACGCCAACGCCCTGGAGGAGGCGGGCCACAGCGTCCTGCGCCTCAACACCGGCAACCCCGCGCTCTTCGGCTTCGAGGCGCCCGAGGAGATCGTCCAGGACATGATCCGGATGCTTCCGCAGGCGCACGGCTACACGGACTCGCGCGGCGTCCTGTCCGCCCGCCGCGCCGTCGCCCAGCGCTATCAGGCGCTCGGCCTCGACGAGGTCTCGGTGGACGACGTCTTCCTCGGCAACGGCGTGTCCGAGCTGGTCACGATGGCGGTCCAGGCGCTCCTGGAGGACGGCGACGAAATCCTCATCCCCGCGCCCGACTTCCCGCTGTGGACCGCGGTGACGACCCTCTCCGGAGGCAAGGCCGTCCACTACGTCTGCGACGAGGCGGCGGACTGGTACCCCGACCTCGACGACATGGCCTCGAAGATCACCGACAGGACCAAGGCCGTCGTGATCATCAACCCCAACAACCCCACGGGCGCGGTCTATCCGAAGGAGATCCTGGAGGGCATCCTCGATCTCGCGCGGCGGCACGGCCTGATGGTCTTCGCCGACGAGATCTACGACCAGATCCTGTACGACGACGCCGTGCACCACAGCGTGGCCGCCCTCGCCCCGGATCTCGTGGTCCTCACCTTCTGCGGTCTTTCGAAGACGTACCGCGTGGCGGGTTTCCGTTCGGGCTGGCTGGTCATCACCGGCCCGCGGCAGCACGCGCGCGACTACCTGGAGGGGCTGACGATGCTCGCCTCCATGCGCCTGTGCCCCAACGCGCCCGCGCAGTTCGCCATCCAGGCCGCGCTCGGCGGCCGCCAGTCGATCCGTGAACTGACCGCGCCCGGCGGGCGGTTGCACGAGCAGCGGGACCGGGCCTGGGAGAAGCTGAACGAGATCCCCGGCGTCTCCTGCGTCAAGCCGAAGGGCGCGCTGTACGCCTTCCCGCGCCTGGACCCGAAGGTCCATCCGATCCACGACGACGAGAAGTTCGTGCTGGACCTCCTGCTCCAGGAGAAGATCCAGGTGGTCCAGGGCACCGGCTTCAACTGGCCCCGCCCCGACCACTTCCGCATCCTCACCCTCCCCCACGCCGACGATCTCGACGCGGCGATCAGCCGCATCGGCCGCTTCCTGAGCGGCTACCGCCAGGGCCGCTGA
- a CDS encoding winged helix-turn-helix transcriptional regulator: MSPRRSYDQYCAAARALDAVGDRWTLLVVRELLVGPRRYTDLHADLPGVSTDVLASRLKDMEQQGLTTRRRLPPPAAAYVYELTLKGRQLLPVLEALAAWGVHGLEERRPTDAVRAHWFALPMLRTLARIGAEGTVEVGLGEGRFHVRLGDGAETYGDGPAPDAPEVRLALDAQTCVAVSRGELTVGEGVRAGRIELSGEGTLAKALLAT, from the coding sequence ATGTCACCTCGCCGAAGCTACGACCAGTACTGCGCGGCGGCCCGGGCTCTGGACGCCGTCGGCGACCGCTGGACCCTCTTGGTCGTCAGGGAGCTGCTGGTCGGCCCCCGCCGCTACACCGACCTGCACGCCGACCTGCCGGGCGTCAGCACGGACGTGCTGGCCTCGCGCCTGAAGGACATGGAGCAGCAGGGCCTCACCACCCGCCGCCGACTGCCCCCGCCCGCGGCGGCGTACGTTTACGAACTGACCCTCAAGGGACGTCAGTTGCTGCCGGTCCTGGAAGCCCTGGCCGCCTGGGGCGTGCACGGCCTGGAAGAACGCAGGCCCACGGACGCGGTGCGGGCGCACTGGTTCGCGCTCCCGATGCTGCGCACCCTGGCGCGGATCGGCGCCGAGGGAACGGTGGAGGTCGGCCTCGGCGAGGGCCGCTTCCACGTGCGCCTCGGGGACGGCGCCGAGACGTACGGAGACGGCCCCGCGCCGGACGCCCCGGAGGTGCGCCTCGCGCTGGACGCGCAGACGTGCGTGGCGGTGAGCAGGGGCGAGCTGACGGTGGGCGAGGGCGTGCGGGCGGGCCGGATCGAACTCTCGGGCGAGGGCACCCTGGCGAAGGCGCTGCTCGCCACCTGA